In bacterium, the sequence TGGATACCATCTTTACCGGCGCCGGCCCCATCGAAGACATGGTGTATGGCGATTTCATGCGGGCGAATGCGACAGAGGTCAACCCCGCTGATCTGCAACCTGACATATTGACCCTGTTCCGTTTTTTCCGTCGAGGACTTTGCCACCAGACGATCTTTTACAAAAGGATCCTATTTGCCAGCCTCGGAGATTATGATGAAACCTTCATGATTGCCGCCGACTGGGATTTCACAATCCGGGTCTTACTGGCGGACCGCTCAACACGGCATCTCCCCGTCACGGTTGTGAATTGCGAAGGGGCAGGCATCAGCGAAACCCAGGCCCAACTTTCGTCCCGTGAAAAAGACATCATCATGAAACAACATCTTCCCCAGGCAATCTATCAGGACTATCGGCGAATACAATTTCTTGAGGAAGAGTGCCGTAGCTTAAAAGAATTTGAAAATTGGACCGCACAAATCCGGAACCGGAACCTGCTTACGAATATCGCCATGGTGACCCTCTGGTTTGTTCACAAATGGAGAAACAAGTTTACGGCGCGTGACCACGCCGGCACAAAATGAGAATCCTAATGGTCAGCGCAGGACTCCCGGATACCCGGAACGGCGGGTTACCAAGCTATCTAGGTGAGTTGATTGGCGCCTTATTGGCCCGGGGGCACAAGCTCCACTATCTGGATACCAGCGCAAAAAATGAGGAGCAAAAGGGGGTTTACCACGAAACCTCGACTCGTGATGACGGGCTGGTGATTACCCACTTCTATAATTTAAAATTGTTTCCTGATTTCGGCCGGGGCACCATGGATCCTCTGGCGCAGGTCAAGCCCGATCCTGATTTTCTCGCACAATTCGAACCTTGGTTAGCCGGCAT encodes:
- a CDS encoding glycosyltransferase family 2 protein; translated protein: MKLSIITINLNHADGLEKTVKSVIGQTFKDFEFIVIDGGSKDSSLDVIRAYADLITRWVSEPDTGIYNAMNKGLHLAQGEYVYFLNSGDQFYSPLVLDTIFTGAGPIEDMVYGDFMRANATEVNPADLQPDILTLFRFFRRGLCHQTIFYKRILFASLGDYDETFMIAADWDFTIRVLLADRSTRHLPVTVVNCEGAGISETQAQLSSREKDIIMKQHLPQAIYQDYRRIQFLEEECRSLKEFENWTAQIRNRNLLTNIAMVTLWFVHKWRNKFTARDHAGTK